Within the Micrococcales bacterium genome, the region GCAGCAGGATCTGGGTGTTGTCCATGACCGTGGCCATGCGGTGATGCATCCAGCCCCATGCGTGGAACATCGGCGCGGCGATCATCGTCACCGAACCGAGGCGCGTGGGGAACGCGTGTAGCAGGGCAGCCACGGAATCCAGTGGCGCGGTGGTGCGTGCCGCGCCTCGCAAGGGACCGCCGGTCGTGCCGCTGGTGAGGATCACGTGTTTGCCCGCCTGCTTGGGTGGGGCCACGTCCCCGCTCCACGGCATGGAGTCCAGCAGGGGGATGCCGGCGGGGTCGTCGAGTCCCAGGCTGAGGACCGTGTCCGGACACACCCCGGCGAACTCCCGGTCACGGATCATCAGCGTGATGTCGTGCGCTGCGCACACCGCGGCCACCTGCTCAGCGGTGGCACCGGTGTTCAGGTAGATGAGATCGGCGCCGGTGCGCGACACAGCAACGATGCTCTCGGCGTAGCTGCGCGAGTTGCGTCCCAGTAGGCCCACCGTCGTACCTGGTTGGGCCCCCCTGTCCAGCAGGGAGTTGGCCAGGACCGTGGTCCGGTACTCGGCGTCGGCGTACGTGATCTCCTCCTGCTGGGGGTCGTCGACGTCGACGATCGCCACCGATTCGGGATCGCGCACCGCTCCCAGTGCGAAACCCAGGGAGGCGGTAGTGCCCCACTTGCGCAGGGCGGTGAGCATGCGGGTGGCGACCAGGGGGTTCCGCGGCCTCGCCAGTCCGGACCGTAGCGCGCCGAACGTCCCGGCCTTCGCGATCTCAGCCGCGTCGGCCACGGTGCGCAGCGGGTCCAAGGGGCGCATACCCTTATCTTGGCGCAGCGGTTCCGGGGGGTGACCACCACGTCTATGCGTGTATGCGTATAGAGTCGTTCCGTGGTTTCGGTGGGAGTCCTGGGCGCGTCCGGATACGGCGGCGGTGAGTTGCTGCGCCTGCTGGCCGGGCATCCTGCCCTTGAGGTTACCCGGGTCTGGGCCAATGCCTCGGCGGGACAAAGGGTCGGCGCCCTTCACCCGCATGTGGCCAGCCTGGCCGACCTGCACGTCGCCGCATTCGACCCCGCCGATGTCGATGTGGATTTCGTCTTCATGGCCCTCCCGCATTCGCAGTCCGCGCAGTTCGCCGGCCTCCTGTCCACCCCGGTGGTCGACCTGGGAGCGGACTTCCGGCTGCGGGACGCCACCGCTTGGCAGACCTACTACGGCGGCCAGCACGCGGGGACCTGGACGTACGGCATGCCCGAGATACCAGGTCAGCGCGAACTCATTGCCGCATCGAAGAACGTGGCCAATCCCGGGTGCTACGCGACGGCCATCGCCCTGGCGGCGGCTCCGCTGGTGCGGGCGGGACTCGTCGACGCCACCCAGATCGTCGCCGTCGCGGCAAGCGGTACCAGCGGTGCCGGCCGGTCGCCGTCGGTCCCGCTGCTGGCAAGCGAGGTGACTTCCGGGATGCGGCCGTACAAAGTGGGCGGGGTCCACCAGCACACCCCGGAGATCGAGCAGACGCTCGGCCACGGCGCCCGCATCAGTTTCACGCCCATGCTCGCCCCGATGGCGCGCGGCATCCTGGCCACCGTCACAGCACCGCTGACCGGGGGCTCCGAGCAGATCGGCAAGGCGCTGCACGATGCCTACGGCGACGAGCCCTTCGTGCGTGTCCTGCCGGACGGGCAGTGGCCGGCCACCCAGATGACGCTGGGTTCGAACAGCGTCGTCCTGCAGTGGGCCGTCGACTCCCACGCCGGCCGAGTGATCGTCTGCAGCGCCATCGACAACCTCGGCAAGGGTGCGGCCGGTCAGGCCATCCAGAACGCCAACCTGATGCTGGGTCTGCCCGAGAGCACTGGGCTTCCTGTGAACGGAGTGGCGCCATGAGTGTGACGTTCGCGCAGGGGTACCGGGCAGCCGGTGTGGTCGCGGGGCTGAAGGCTTCCGGCACGCCGGACGTCGCCGTGGTGGTCAACGACGGCCCGCGCTGGGACGCAGCCGCAGTCTTCACCAGCAATCGCGTGCAGGCCGCGCCGGTGCTGTGGTCCAGGCAGGTGCTGACCGACGGCATCCTGCGCGCAGTCGTTCTCAACTCCGGCGGCGCGAATGCCTGCACCGGTCCCGAAGGTTTCGCCGACACCCATCACACGGCCGAGGCGGCCGCCGAGGCACTGGGCATCGGACCGATTGATGTGGCGGTCTGCTCCACCGGCCTCATCGGGGAACGCCTCGACATGCCCAGGTTGCTGGCGGGACTGCGCCAGGCGCTGGTTGTCGCGAACGACGCCGGCGGGGAGGACGCCGCCCGTGCGATCATGACCACCGACACCGTTGTGAAGACGAGCACCTTCGAGGCCGGCTACCGGATCGGAGGCATGGCCAAGGGCGCGGGGATGCTCGCGCCCGGGATGGCCACGATGCTGTCGGTGATCACGACCGACGCGTTGATCGACGCCCACACCCTCGACCGGATGCTCCGGGCCTGCACCGCCACGACGTTCGACCGGGTGGACGCCGATGGCTGCATGTCCACCAACGACACGGTCATCCTCATGGCCAACGGCGCCAGTGGCCTGGTCGCAGACGAGGCCTTCGAGAAGGGCCTGCACCACGTGTGTGCTGACCTGGCGCGCCAGCTCCCTGCGGACGCCGAGGGGGCCACCAAACTCATCGACGTGCGGGTCGTGGGTGCCGCCGACAACCGGGATGCCGAGGTGGCCGCCCGGGCAGTGGCCCGCAGCGCACTGTTCAAATGCGCCATGTTCGGCGAGGATCCGAACTGGGGAAGGGTGCTGTCGGCGGTCGGGACCACCGACGCCGCGTTCGACCCCTTGCGTATCGACGTGTCCATCAACGGCGTGATGGTGTGCCGCGACTCAGGTCCGGGGGAGCCCCGCGAGGGCGTGGACCTGACCGCACGTGAGGTGGAGGTCATCATCGACCTGCATGCCGGCGATGCGACGGCGACCATCGTCACCACGGACCTCACGACCGACTACGTCCACGAGAACTCGGCGTACTCGACATGAAGGACATCGAGATCGCGACGACCCTGGCCGGCGCCCTGCCGTGGCTCAAGAGGTGGCACGGGCGGACGGTGGTCATCAAGTACGGCGGCCACGCCATGACTGATGAGCACCTGCGCAAGGCCTTTGCCGAGGATGTCGTGTTCCTCAAACTCGCAGGGATCAAACCGGTCGTGGTGCACGGCGGCGGTCCGCAGATCTCCAACATGCTGGCCAGACTGGACGTGCCGACGCAGTTCGTGGGGGGCCGCCGGGTGACCACCCCGGAGGTCATGGACATAGTGCGGATGGTGCTCGTCGGGCAGGTTCAGCGGGAGTTGGTGAACCTGCTGAACGAACACGGGCCGTACGCGGTCGGCGTGAGCGGTGAGGACGCCCACCTTCTCAGCGCCGTGCCGCGCAGCGAGGAACTGGGCCTGGTCGGGGACATCACCGACGTCCGGCCGGAGTTCGTCCACACCCTTCTGGAGGACGATCTGATCCCGGTGGTGTCGACCATCAGCCGAAGTGACGACGGCCGCGTCTACAACGTGAACGCCGATTCGGCCGCTGCAGCGCTGGCGGTCGCCCTGGGCGCGGTGAAGTTGGTCGTGCTGACCGATGTTGCCGGTCTGTACCGCGACTGGCCGGCTTGTGAAGACTTCGTGTCCTATCTGCGGCCGGACGAGTTGCGCGCGATGCTCCCCAGCCTGGATTCCGGGATGCTGCCGAAGATGGAGGCGTGCTTGGAGGCCGTGGACGGTGGCGTCACTCGGGCGCACGTCGTCGACGGCCGGATCCCGCACTCCGTACTGGTGGAGGTCTTCACCGACACCGGCATCGGCACGATGGTGGTGAACGAGCCATGAGCCTGACGCAGCGCTGGCAGTCGGTGATGTCGGACAATTACGGCACCCCGGCCGTCACAGTGGTGCGCGGCGAGGGCGCCGTGGTTTGGGATGCCGACGGCAAGCAGTACCTGGACATGGTGGCCGGCATCGCCGTCAACGCGCTCGGACACGCCCACCCGGCGGTCGTCGAAGCGGTGAGCCAGCAGGTCGCGGCCTACGGTCACACCAGCAACCTGGCGATCCACCCGCGGGGAGTGGAACTGGCCGAGCGGCTCATCGCCCTGGCCGGGCGCCCGGGCCGTGTCTTCTTCTGCAATTCCGGTGCGGAGGCCAATGAGGCGGCGTTCAAGGTCGCGCGGCTGACCGGCCGGCACGTGGTCCATGCCGCGGAGGGCAGCTTCCACGGCCGGACCATGGGGGCGTTGACGCTCACAGGCCAGCCGCCCAAGCGCGCTCCGTTCGAACCGCTGGTGGCGGGTGTGGAGTACTTCGCATTCGGTGATCTGCCCGAGCCGGGGCCGGACGCAGCGGCGATCATCATCGAGCCCATCCAGGGGGAGGCCGGCGTCGTGCCTGCACCCGCGGGGTACCTCGCGGAACTCGCTGCGCTGGAGCCGCTGTTGATCGTCGATGAGGTGCAGACCGGGATCGGGCGCACCGGCGCCTGGTTCGCCCACCAAGCCGCCGGCGTGGCACCCGACATGCTCACCCTGGCCAAGGGCCTCGGCGGTGGCCTGCCGATCGGTGCACTGCTGACGTTCGGGCAGACCGCCGATCTGCTGCGGCCGGGTCACCATGGGTCCACTTTCGGGGGGAACCCGATCGCATGTGCGGCTGCGCTGGCGGTGCTCGACACGATCGAGTCCGACGGGCTGCTGGCGCATGTGACCGCGTTGGGCTCGCGGATCCGCTCGATCCTGGAGGCGGTGCCCGGGGTGGTGAATGTGCGCGGCGAAGGCCTGCTGCTGGCCGCCGTTCTGGACCAGCCGGACGCGAAAGCGGTGGAGGCGACCTGCCGGGACCACGGGGTGCTGGTCAACGCCATCGGGGAGCACGTGATCCGGCTGGCACCACCGCTCGTCCTCACCGAGGAGCAGGCGGACCGGGCCTGCGAGATCATCGCCACGGCGGTGTCCGCATGAGCCTGCTCAACACCCGCGCTGCCCGCCGCGAACTCATCGTGGAACTCATCCGCGGCGGCGCGGTCGCATCACAGTCCGACCTGGTTGAGATGCTGCGTGAACGCGGCATCGAGGTCACCCAGGCCACGGTGTCGCGCGACCTCGACGAGATCGGCGCGGTGAAGACCGTGTCTGGTGACGGCCGTCTCTTGTACGGCGTGCCCGCCGAGGGCGGCGAGGACCGGCTGCAGGCCGACGAACTCGAGGACATCAACGCTCGGCTCATCCGCGTGGCCGAGGACACGATGGTGTCCGTGCGTTACAGCGGGAACCTGGTGGTCCTGCGCACACCGCCCGGCGCCGCGCAGTATCTGGCCAGCGCCTTCGACCACTCCCACCTGCAGGATGTCATCGGCACCATCGCCGGGGACGACACGATCATGCTCGTGGTCGCCGAGTCCAGCACCGGCCAGACCGTGGCCGAGCGCCTCCAACAGCTCATCAAGAACCGTCGATAGGAGAACGACAATGTCAGACAGAGTGGTACTCGCCTTCAGCGGCGGTTTGGACACCTCCGTGGCCATCGGCTGGATCAAGGAGCAGACCGGCGCCGAGGTCATCGCCCTGGCGGTCGACGTCGGGCAGGGCGGCGAGGACATGGAGGTCATCCGGCAGCGGGCGCTGGGCTGTGGCGCCGTGGAGGCCGAGGTCGTTGACGTCCGCGACGAGTTCGCCGATGAGTACTGCCTGCCCGCGCTCAAGGCCGACGCGCTCTACATGGACCGCTACCCGCTGGTCTCAGCACTGTCGCGGCCGGTGATCGTCAAGCACCTCGTCGCCGCCGCGCACAAGCACAAGGCCAACATCGTGGCGCACGGCTGCACGGGCAAGGGCAACGACCAGGTCCGCTTCGAGGTGGGTATCCGGGCGCTGTCGCCGGACCTGGCCTGCATCGCGCCGGTCCGTGACTTGGCGCTGACCCGTGACAAGGCGATCGAGTTCGCCGAGCGTGAGGGCTTGCCGATCGACGTCACGAAGAAGTCGCCCTACTCGATCGACCAGAACGTGTGGGGTCGCGCGGTCGAGACCGGATTCCTCGAGGACATCTGGAACGGGCCCACGGAGGAGTTGTACACGTACACCCAGAACCCCGCGACGCCCCGCGAGCCTGACGAGGTCGTCATCACGTTCGACAAGGGCGTGCCGGTTGCCATCGACGGCGAGAAGGTCAGCATGCTGCAGGCCATCGAGATCATGAACCAGCGGGCCGGCGGGCAGGGCGTGGGGCGGATCGACACGGTGGAGGACCGCCTGGTCGGTATCAAGAGCCGCGAGATCTACGAGAGCCCGGGGGCGATGGCACTGGTCGCCGCGCACTCCGAACTCCTGCACGTCACCGTGGAGCGGGAGTTGCTGCGCTACTTCCGCACGGTGAGCCAGCGGTGGGGTGAGCTGGTCTACGACGGCCTCTGGTTCAGCCCGCTTCGCAAGGTCCTGAACAATGTCATCGACGACGTCAACGCGTCGGCCAGCGGTGAGATCCGGATGGTGATGCACGCGGGCAAGGCGACGGTCACCGGCCGGCGCAGCGATGCCAGCCTGTACGACTACGGCCTGGCCACCTACGACTCGGGCGACACCTTCGACCAGTCACTTGCCCACGGCTTCATCGAGCTGTGGGGACTGCCCAGCCGCATGGCGCACGCGCGGGACAACCGGATCGATGGCTGAGGGCCGGACAGGGCAGGGCAGTCTGTGGGGCGGCCGGTTCGGGGAACCGCCGGCTGCGGCGATGGCCGAGTTGAGCCGTTCGACGCATTTCGACTGGGTCCTCGCCCCCTACGACATCCAGCAGGGCCGGGCCCATGCCGCAGCTCTGTTGCGCGCCGGTCTCCTGGACGAGGCCACGCATGCGGCGCTGACGGCAGGGCTGGACACCCTGGCTGCGGAAGTGGCGTCAGGTGAGTTCCTGCCGGGGCCGTCGGATGAGGACGTCCATGGCGCACTGGAGCGCCGGCTGATCGAGATCGTGGGGAAGGACGTCGGCGGCCGCCTGCGTGCCGGACGCAGCCGCAACGATCAGGTGGCCACGGACTTGCGACTGCTCCTGCTCGACGCCGCTGATGGTGTGTCCGCCGAACTGCTTGCCCTGTGCGACGCCCTGCTGGAACAGGCGCAGCGCCACCACGCGCACCCCTCGCCGGGCTTCACCCACCTGCAGCATGCGCAGCCGGTGACACTGGGGCACGAGATCGGCAAGCACGTCCAACCGTTCCTGCGCGATCTCTCACGGCTGCGCGACTGGCGGGAGCGGACCGACGTGTCCCCGATGGGCGCGGGCGCGCTGGCCGGCAACGGCCTGGGCCTGGACCCAGTGGCAACCGCCGCCGATCTGGGCTTCGCGGGCAGCTTCGCGAACTCGATCGACGCGGTCACCGACCGGGACTTCGTCGCGGAGTTCCTGTTCGTGACGGCCATGATCGGCGTGCACTTGTCCCGCCTCGGCGAGGAGATCTGCCTGTGGGCGACCACGGAGTTCGGCTGGGTGCAGTTGCACGACGAGTTCTCCACCGGGTCATCGATCATGCCCCAGAAGAAGAACCCCGATTCCGCCGAACTCGCCCGCGGCAAGTCCGGCCGGCTCATCGGCGACCTGGTTTCGGTTCTCACGATGCTCAAGGGCCTGCCGTTCGCCTACAACCGGGACCTGCAGGAGGACAAGGAGCCAGTGTTCGACGCACTGGCTACCCTGCGGCTCGTGCTGCCGGCGATGACCGGCACGGTGGCGACGCTTGAGTTCCGGCCCGACGTCGCCAGTGCCACCACCGCGGACGGGCACGCCCTGGCCACCGAACTGGCCGACTGGTTGGTGCGCCGGGGGATGCCCTTCCGGCAGGCCCACGAGGTGTCGGGCCGCGCGGTCAAAGCGGCAGACGCGGAGGGCGTGGCGCTGTGGGAGGTGGACCTCGCTGCTGTGGATCCAGCGCTGGCCGACGCGCGGGAGGCGCTCTCGGTGGACGCCGCCCTGACGGTGCGGTCGCACCGCGGGGGTACCGCCCCGGCCGCTGTCGCCGAGGGGGGGGCCCCGGGGTGGGAGGCGCGGAGCCGCCCGGGAGGGGAGGGGAGAGCGGGGAGGGGCCCCGGGGTTTGGTTGGGTCTCCCGGCCGGGGGGAGGCAACTCGCGCAGGCCGCCGTGGAGTTGGACGCCTACCGCCGCTGAGGCCCCGCCCGGTGCTCCCGCTGCACCCGGGAGAGTTCCGGACAGCGGGGAGCGTTTCAACGCGGTTGGGTGTCTCCCGGGTGTCCGGGTCTCTCCCGCCTACGGCTGGAGGTGGTTCGCGGGGGCCGCTCTACGGCCCGGCGCGGGCGTAGCATTGAAGCAGGGGTGGCTGTCATGCTTGACCGTCTCGATCGCACACTGAACCACTTCGTGGAAGAGGGTCGGATCACACCCGAGGTCGCGGCCGACGTCAGCCGCGAGTTCCACGTCCACCCGATCGACATCCGGCAACGGCTCGCCGAACTGGCCGGGTACGCCGGTGCCGGTCTGGCCACGATCGGGCTCATCGTCATCGGCTCGCAGGTGTGGACCGACTTCAGCGAAGTGATCCGCGCGGCCTTGCCGGCCCTGGCCAGTGCCGCACTGCTGGTCGGCGCCAGGCTGGTGATCCGCCCGGTGGGCCACATCATTGAGCACCCCGTTCGCGGGCGTGTGGCCCAGACGATGGGCGGCGTCTCCGCGGTGCTGGCTGTGCTAGCGCTGATCGTTCTCTTCTCGCCGCAGACCGGTGACCTCCCTGAATGGGGGTTGCTCGTCGCTTCAGGTGCCGGATTGCTCATCTCCCTGGTGGTGTGGCGCTGGGTGCCAGGGTTCATCAACACCCTCGTAACCGCCGTGCTGGCGTTCATCGCCGCACTTTCCCTGATGGCTGTACTCGGCTTCGGCGACAGCCCGGCGATGACTCTGGCCATCGTCGCGCTCGGCGCCTTGGCGAGCCTGCTGTTCAACAAGTTCTTCCCGCCGGAATGGCTGACGCGCCTGATGGGTCTGCTCATCTGGTTGCCCGGCACGATCGTGCTCATGACGGCCGAACTCGGCTACAACCAGCCCGACACCGCGTTGCGCTGGGCCGGCCGTGTCAGTGCGCTGGCGCTGATCCTGATCGGCACGTCGATGTTCGCGCGCGGTGGTGATTTGCTCTGGGCGGTCGCTGCCGGGTTGGCCGCGGCGTTGCTCGTCGGGCTGTGGTCGCTAGAGGCGGTCAACGCTGGTGTAGCACTGATCATTGCCGGATTGGTGCTCATCGGGGCGGGGCTGGTGCTTGCCGGACTGCGCCGGGCCGAACGGCGGGCTTCTCCCTGAGGCGCGAGGCCGTCATAGACGCAGCAGGCCGGTGGCGGCGGACCGACGCGCTGCCTCCACCCACCACTCGAATGCGTCCCTCGACTGCGGTTCCGGGTGTTCGGTGGCGTGATAGGCGAGGTTCCAGCCCATCTCCACCACGCCACCGAGCAGCCCGAGGGTCAGGTACTGCTGGGGATGGCGCTCGCCCCACATGTCGTCGATGTCGGCCAGCAGGAGGTCCGGACTCGCGTCGACCTGGGATGCGCAACCAACCAGGAAGGACACGAACTCGATGGCGGGGGGACCGGCCGTTGCCAGGGCCCAATCGATCGCCACTATCCGGTACGGCTCGAGTGCGATGTTAGGCAACCAGTAGTCACCGTGCAGCAACGTCCGGCCGCCCATCTCCGTCAACGGGTCGGTGAGCACCTGCGGCCGCTCGTGCATCAGTGCCACGAGGTCCCTCACGTCCGGCGGGGCGATCGAGTCGAACATCGACCATCCCGCCATGACCCATTCCGCCAGAGGTTCTCCGGAGTCGGCCAGCCCGGACATGACCCGGGGCGAGAAGACGCCGATCCGATCCGCCGCCGACCACGTACCCGCGGGAGCGCCACCTTGGAAGGCCTGGTGCATCGCATCGGCGGCACGCAGGATGCTCGCGCAGGTCTCCCGGGTCACCTGGCTCTCGTAGGACAGCACGGTGTGGGTCACATCGCGCATGGCCAGGAGCCAGTTTCCTCGCTCTTGCCACGCGCCCACGACCGTATGGCCGAGGCGAGGCGGCAGTCGATCCAGAACACCCGAGCGCCACAACTCCACCTCCAACGGCACCGTTCGGCGCGGGATCCGCATCGTCAGGTCGCGCACGGGATCGAAGGTCTTGAGGACCAGTCGCGTGCCGTCGTCCAGGACTGCGCGTTCCAGGAGCGCACCGCTTGCGCCGTCGTGGTCGCTCAAGGGGTGCCGGTCGCGGATCCGGTCGGGCACAGTAGGCGGAGCCTTCGAGACGTCCATGCCGATCACCTCGCGCGCTCATCGCACCACGCGGAACGGCGCCGTGCAATGAGCCGATCGGCCAACGGGGGGAGCCGCACAGAGGACGTTCCATCCCTTCGGCGACCGAACGGGCCATGGACTGCTTAGGGCAGCCATGCCTAATATGACGGCGAGCCGGGCGCGGCCCGGACGACCCCTCGAGGAGGAAACATGAATCGTCGAACGGTGCAAGCGGGTGGCGCAGCAATACTGCTGGCGCTCTCAGGGTTCGCTTTCGTCGCCCCGGCGACTGCCGCGGAATCGTTGAACGGCAACGGACAGGGCCTGGCCGTCGGCCGCCCCGACGCCGGATCCGTGGGCAACGCAGATGACAAGAGCCCGAAGGGTCAGTCGTACGGCGACAAGAACAAGGGTTATGAGTGCGACGACAACGCGGGTGTCGGCCGGAGCAACCCGGCTCACACGCCGTCGTGCGAGGAAGAGGAGACCCCCG harbors:
- a CDS encoding N-acetyl-gamma-glutamyl-phosphate reductase, with protein sequence MVSVGVLGASGYGGGELLRLLAGHPALEVTRVWANASAGQRVGALHPHVASLADLHVAAFDPADVDVDFVFMALPHSQSAQFAGLLSTPVVDLGADFRLRDATAWQTYYGGQHAGTWTYGMPEIPGQRELIAASKNVANPGCYATAIALAAAPLVRAGLVDATQIVAVAASGTSGAGRSPSVPLLASEVTSGMRPYKVGGVHQHTPEIEQTLGHGARISFTPMLAPMARGILATVTAPLTGGSEQIGKALHDAYGDEPFVRVLPDGQWPATQMTLGSNSVVLQWAVDSHAGRVIVCSAIDNLGKGAAGQAIQNANLMLGLPESTGLPVNGVAP
- the argJ gene encoding bifunctional glutamate N-acetyltransferase/amino-acid acetyltransferase ArgJ: MSVTFAQGYRAAGVVAGLKASGTPDVAVVVNDGPRWDAAAVFTSNRVQAAPVLWSRQVLTDGILRAVVLNSGGANACTGPEGFADTHHTAEAAAEALGIGPIDVAVCSTGLIGERLDMPRLLAGLRQALVVANDAGGEDAARAIMTTDTVVKTSTFEAGYRIGGMAKGAGMLAPGMATMLSVITTDALIDAHTLDRMLRACTATTFDRVDADGCMSTNDTVILMANGASGLVADEAFEKGLHHVCADLARQLPADAEGATKLIDVRVVGAADNRDAEVAARAVARSALFKCAMFGEDPNWGRVLSAVGTTDAAFDPLRIDVSINGVMVCRDSGPGEPREGVDLTAREVEVIIDLHAGDATATIVTTDLTTDYVHENSAYST
- the argB gene encoding acetylglutamate kinase, which translates into the protein MKDIEIATTLAGALPWLKRWHGRTVVIKYGGHAMTDEHLRKAFAEDVVFLKLAGIKPVVVHGGGPQISNMLARLDVPTQFVGGRRVTTPEVMDIVRMVLVGQVQRELVNLLNEHGPYAVGVSGEDAHLLSAVPRSEELGLVGDITDVRPEFVHTLLEDDLIPVVSTISRSDDGRVYNVNADSAAAALAVALGAVKLVVLTDVAGLYRDWPACEDFVSYLRPDELRAMLPSLDSGMLPKMEACLEAVDGGVTRAHVVDGRIPHSVLVEVFTDTGIGTMVVNEP
- a CDS encoding acetylornithine transaminase — protein: MSLTQRWQSVMSDNYGTPAVTVVRGEGAVVWDADGKQYLDMVAGIAVNALGHAHPAVVEAVSQQVAAYGHTSNLAIHPRGVELAERLIALAGRPGRVFFCNSGAEANEAAFKVARLTGRHVVHAAEGSFHGRTMGALTLTGQPPKRAPFEPLVAGVEYFAFGDLPEPGPDAAAIIIEPIQGEAGVVPAPAGYLAELAALEPLLIVDEVQTGIGRTGAWFAHQAAGVAPDMLTLAKGLGGGLPIGALLTFGQTADLLRPGHHGSTFGGNPIACAAALAVLDTIESDGLLAHVTALGSRIRSILEAVPGVVNVRGEGLLLAAVLDQPDAKAVEATCRDHGVLVNAIGEHVIRLAPPLVLTEEQADRACEIIATAVSA
- the argR gene encoding arginine repressor encodes the protein MSLLNTRAARRELIVELIRGGAVASQSDLVEMLRERGIEVTQATVSRDLDEIGAVKTVSGDGRLLYGVPAEGGEDRLQADELEDINARLIRVAEDTMVSVRYSGNLVVLRTPPGAAQYLASAFDHSHLQDVIGTIAGDDTIMLVVAESSTGQTVAERLQQLIKNRR
- a CDS encoding argininosuccinate synthase, whose protein sequence is MSDRVVLAFSGGLDTSVAIGWIKEQTGAEVIALAVDVGQGGEDMEVIRQRALGCGAVEAEVVDVRDEFADEYCLPALKADALYMDRYPLVSALSRPVIVKHLVAAAHKHKANIVAHGCTGKGNDQVRFEVGIRALSPDLACIAPVRDLALTRDKAIEFAEREGLPIDVTKKSPYSIDQNVWGRAVETGFLEDIWNGPTEELYTYTQNPATPREPDEVVITFDKGVPVAIDGEKVSMLQAIEIMNQRAGGQGVGRIDTVEDRLVGIKSREIYESPGAMALVAAHSELLHVTVERELLRYFRTVSQRWGELVYDGLWFSPLRKVLNNVIDDVNASASGEIRMVMHAGKATVTGRRSDASLYDYGLATYDSGDTFDQSLAHGFIELWGLPSRMAHARDNRIDG
- the argH gene encoding argininosuccinate lyase — protein: MAEGRTGQGSLWGGRFGEPPAAAMAELSRSTHFDWVLAPYDIQQGRAHAAALLRAGLLDEATHAALTAGLDTLAAEVASGEFLPGPSDEDVHGALERRLIEIVGKDVGGRLRAGRSRNDQVATDLRLLLLDAADGVSAELLALCDALLEQAQRHHAHPSPGFTHLQHAQPVTLGHEIGKHVQPFLRDLSRLRDWRERTDVSPMGAGALAGNGLGLDPVATAADLGFAGSFANSIDAVTDRDFVAEFLFVTAMIGVHLSRLGEEICLWATTEFGWVQLHDEFSTGSSIMPQKKNPDSAELARGKSGRLIGDLVSVLTMLKGLPFAYNRDLQEDKEPVFDALATLRLVLPAMTGTVATLEFRPDVASATTADGHALATELADWLVRRGMPFRQAHEVSGRAVKAADAEGVALWEVDLAAVDPALADAREALSVDAALTVRSHRGGTAPAAVAEGGAPGWEARSRPGGEGRAGRGPGVWLGLPAGGRQLAQAAVELDAYRR
- a CDS encoding DUF2157 domain-containing protein; translated protein: MLDRLDRTLNHFVEEGRITPEVAADVSREFHVHPIDIRQRLAELAGYAGAGLATIGLIVIGSQVWTDFSEVIRAALPALASAALLVGARLVIRPVGHIIEHPVRGRVAQTMGGVSAVLAVLALIVLFSPQTGDLPEWGLLVASGAGLLISLVVWRWVPGFINTLVTAVLAFIAALSLMAVLGFGDSPAMTLAIVALGALASLLFNKFFPPEWLTRLMGLLIWLPGTIVLMTAELGYNQPDTALRWAGRVSALALILIGTSMFARGGDLLWAVAAGLAAALLVGLWSLEAVNAGVALIIAGLVLIGAGLVLAGLRRAERRASP
- a CDS encoding phosphotransferase, yielding MDVSKAPPTVPDRIRDRHPLSDHDGASGALLERAVLDDGTRLVLKTFDPVRDLTMRIPRRTVPLEVELWRSGVLDRLPPRLGHTVVGAWQERGNWLLAMRDVTHTVLSYESQVTRETCASILRAADAMHQAFQGGAPAGTWSAADRIGVFSPRVMSGLADSGEPLAEWVMAGWSMFDSIAPPDVRDLVALMHERPQVLTDPLTEMGGRTLLHGDYWLPNIALEPYRIVAIDWALATAGPPAIEFVSFLVGCASQVDASPDLLLADIDDMWGERHPQQYLTLGLLGGVVEMGWNLAYHATEHPEPQSRDAFEWWVEAARRSAATGLLRL